One Thunnus thynnus chromosome 21, fThuThy2.1, whole genome shotgun sequence DNA segment encodes these proteins:
- the tfap2a gene encoding transcription factor AP-2-alpha isoform X2: MLVHSFSAMDRHDGTSNGTARLPQLGGVGQSPYTSAPPLSHTPNSDFQPPYFPPPYQPIYPQSQDPYSHVNDPYSLNSLHAQPQPQHPGWPGQRQGQESGLLHQHRSLPHQLCREYRREVLLPSGHGLDTGLSDSIPIHGIPHSLEDVQSVEDQGIHIPDQTVIKKGPVSLSKNNNVSAIPINKDGLFGGVVNPNEVFCSVPGRLSLLSSTSKYKVTVAEVQRRLSPPECLNASLLGGVLRRAKSKNGGRSLREKLDKIGLNLPAGRRKAANVTLLTSLVEGEAVHLARDFGYVCETEFPAKAVAEYVNRQHSDPNEQVQRKNMLLATKQVCKEFTDLLSQDRSPLGNSRPQPILEPGIQSCLTHFSLISHGFGTPALCAAVTALQNYLTEAIKAMDKMYLNNNPNSHSDNGTKGGDKDEKHRK, translated from the exons ATGTTAGTGCACAGTTTTTCCGCGATG GATCGCCACGACGGCACCAGCAATGGGACAGCCAGGCTACCTCAGCTGGGCGGCGTGGGCCAGAGTCCCTACACGAGCGCCCCTCCGCTCTCCCACACACCGAACTCGGACTTCCAGCCCCCGTACTTCCCCCCGCCCTACCAGCCCATCTACCCGCAGTCTCAGGACCCTTACTCGCACGTCAACGACCCGTACTCCCTCAACTCCCTGCACGCCCAGCCGCAGCCGCAGCACCCGGGCTGGCCGGGCCAGAGGCAGGGTCAGGAGAGCGGCCTGCTGCACCAGCACCGCAGCCTGCCCCACCAGCTGTGCCGGGAGTACCGCAGGGAGGTGCTCCTACCGTCCGGCCACGGCCTTGACACGGGACTGTCGGACTCTATCCCTATCCATGGAATACCTCACTCTTTAGAAGATGTTCAG TCTGTTGAGGATCAAGGAATTCACATCCCCGACCAGACTGTAATTAAAAAAG GTCCAGTGTCTTTATCCAAGAACAACAACGTCTCCGCCATCCCCATAAATAAGGACGGTCTTTTCGGAGGGGTGGTAAACCCCAACGAGGTGTTCTGCTCAGTTCCGGGTCGCCTGTCCCTCCTCAGCTCCACATCAAAGTACAAGGTCACGGTGGCGGAGGTGCAGAGACGCCTCTCGCCGCCCGAGTGCCTCAACGCCTCACTGCTGGGCGGGGTGCTGAGGAG GGCCAAGTCTAAGAACGGAGGAAGATCCTTAAGGGAGAAGCTGGATAAAATCGGCTTGAATCTACCTGCGGGCAGACGCAAGGCAGCCAACGTCACCTTGCTGACGTCACTAGTGGAAG gCGAAGCGGTACATCTTGCCAGGGATTTTGGTTATGTATGCGAGACCGAGTTTCCAGCCAAGGCAGTAGCTGAATATGTAAACCGTCAGCATTCCGACCCAAACGAACAAgtccaaagaaaaaacatgctATTGGCCACGAA gcaagtCTGCAAAGAGTTCACAGACCTGCTGTCCCAGGACCGCTCGCCGCTGGGAAACTCACGGCCGCAGCCCATTCTTGAACCGGGAATCCAGAGCTGTTTGACCCACTTCAGTCTAATCTCGCACGGTTTCGGGACCCCGGCACTGTGCGCGGCAGTCACAGCCCTGCAGAACTATCTGACCGAGGCTATCAAAGCCATGGACAAAATGTACCTCAACAACAACCCCAACAGTCACTCAGATAACGGCACTAAAGGCGGAGACAAAGACGAGAAGCACAGAAAGTGA
- the tmem14ca gene encoding transmembrane protein 14C isoform X1: MFPYLVLVPLVCCNSSVLQHSNSSSGIFANVSNMSVDWVGYGYAALVASGGVMGYVKAGSVPSLAAGLLFGSMAGFGAYQISNDPNNVWVSLGTSSALAAVMGKRFYGSRKFMPAGLMAGASLLMVGKLGLALLQKPQES, from the exons ATGTTTCCATATCTCGTGTTGGTTCCGCTAGTTTGCTGCAACAGCTCTGTGTTGCAGCATTCAAATAGCTCTTCTGGTATTTTTGCAAAT GTATCCAACATGTCTGTGGATTGGGTAGGATATGGGTACGCAGCCCTTGTCGCATCCGGGGGAGTCATGGGTTACGTGAAAGCAG GCAGTGTCCCCTCCCTGGCTGCTGGTCTTCTCTTCGGGAGCATGGCGGGTTTTGGCGCCTACCAGATCTCCAATGACCCCAATAATGTTTGGGTGTCCCTCG GTACATCAAGCGCCTTGGCTGCCGTCATGGGAAAAAGATTCTACGGATCAAGGAAGTTCATGCCAGCTGGCTTGATGGCTGGAGCAAG TCTTCTGATGGTGGGGAAGCTTGGTTTGGCATTGCTCCAGAAACCCCAGGAGTCATGA
- the tmem14ca gene encoding transmembrane protein 14C isoform X2, whose translation MSVDWVGYGYAALVASGGVMGYVKAGSVPSLAAGLLFGSMAGFGAYQISNDPNNVWVSLGTSSALAAVMGKRFYGSRKFMPAGLMAGASLLMVGKLGLALLQKPQES comes from the exons ATGTCTGTGGATTGGGTAGGATATGGGTACGCAGCCCTTGTCGCATCCGGGGGAGTCATGGGTTACGTGAAAGCAG GCAGTGTCCCCTCCCTGGCTGCTGGTCTTCTCTTCGGGAGCATGGCGGGTTTTGGCGCCTACCAGATCTCCAATGACCCCAATAATGTTTGGGTGTCCCTCG GTACATCAAGCGCCTTGGCTGCCGTCATGGGAAAAAGATTCTACGGATCAAGGAAGTTCATGCCAGCTGGCTTGATGGCTGGAGCAAG TCTTCTGATGGTGGGGAAGCTTGGTTTGGCATTGCTCCAGAAACCCCAGGAGTCATGA
- the tfap2a gene encoding transcription factor AP-2-alpha isoform X1, whose protein sequence is MSIMGKMGEWQDRHDGTSNGTARLPQLGGVGQSPYTSAPPLSHTPNSDFQPPYFPPPYQPIYPQSQDPYSHVNDPYSLNSLHAQPQPQHPGWPGQRQGQESGLLHQHRSLPHQLCREYRREVLLPSGHGLDTGLSDSIPIHGIPHSLEDVQSVEDQGIHIPDQTVIKKGPVSLSKNNNVSAIPINKDGLFGGVVNPNEVFCSVPGRLSLLSSTSKYKVTVAEVQRRLSPPECLNASLLGGVLRRAKSKNGGRSLREKLDKIGLNLPAGRRKAANVTLLTSLVEGEAVHLARDFGYVCETEFPAKAVAEYVNRQHSDPNEQVQRKNMLLATKQVCKEFTDLLSQDRSPLGNSRPQPILEPGIQSCLTHFSLISHGFGTPALCAAVTALQNYLTEAIKAMDKMYLNNNPNSHSDNGTKGGDKDEKHRK, encoded by the exons ATGTCAATTATGGGCAAAATGGGGGAATGGCAG GATCGCCACGACGGCACCAGCAATGGGACAGCCAGGCTACCTCAGCTGGGCGGCGTGGGCCAGAGTCCCTACACGAGCGCCCCTCCGCTCTCCCACACACCGAACTCGGACTTCCAGCCCCCGTACTTCCCCCCGCCCTACCAGCCCATCTACCCGCAGTCTCAGGACCCTTACTCGCACGTCAACGACCCGTACTCCCTCAACTCCCTGCACGCCCAGCCGCAGCCGCAGCACCCGGGCTGGCCGGGCCAGAGGCAGGGTCAGGAGAGCGGCCTGCTGCACCAGCACCGCAGCCTGCCCCACCAGCTGTGCCGGGAGTACCGCAGGGAGGTGCTCCTACCGTCCGGCCACGGCCTTGACACGGGACTGTCGGACTCTATCCCTATCCATGGAATACCTCACTCTTTAGAAGATGTTCAG TCTGTTGAGGATCAAGGAATTCACATCCCCGACCAGACTGTAATTAAAAAAG GTCCAGTGTCTTTATCCAAGAACAACAACGTCTCCGCCATCCCCATAAATAAGGACGGTCTTTTCGGAGGGGTGGTAAACCCCAACGAGGTGTTCTGCTCAGTTCCGGGTCGCCTGTCCCTCCTCAGCTCCACATCAAAGTACAAGGTCACGGTGGCGGAGGTGCAGAGACGCCTCTCGCCGCCCGAGTGCCTCAACGCCTCACTGCTGGGCGGGGTGCTGAGGAG GGCCAAGTCTAAGAACGGAGGAAGATCCTTAAGGGAGAAGCTGGATAAAATCGGCTTGAATCTACCTGCGGGCAGACGCAAGGCAGCCAACGTCACCTTGCTGACGTCACTAGTGGAAG gCGAAGCGGTACATCTTGCCAGGGATTTTGGTTATGTATGCGAGACCGAGTTTCCAGCCAAGGCAGTAGCTGAATATGTAAACCGTCAGCATTCCGACCCAAACGAACAAgtccaaagaaaaaacatgctATTGGCCACGAA gcaagtCTGCAAAGAGTTCACAGACCTGCTGTCCCAGGACCGCTCGCCGCTGGGAAACTCACGGCCGCAGCCCATTCTTGAACCGGGAATCCAGAGCTGTTTGACCCACTTCAGTCTAATCTCGCACGGTTTCGGGACCCCGGCACTGTGCGCGGCAGTCACAGCCCTGCAGAACTATCTGACCGAGGCTATCAAAGCCATGGACAAAATGTACCTCAACAACAACCCCAACAGTCACTCAGATAACGGCACTAAAGGCGGAGACAAAGACGAGAAGCACAGAAAGTGA
- the tfap2a gene encoding transcription factor AP-2-alpha isoform X3: MKMLWKLTDNIKYEDCEDRHDGTSNGTARLPQLGGVGQSPYTSAPPLSHTPNSDFQPPYFPPPYQPIYPQSQDPYSHVNDPYSLNSLHAQPQPQHPGWPGQRQGQESGLLHQHRSLPHQLCREYRREVLLPSGHGLDTGLSDSIPIHGIPHSLEDVQSVEDQGIHIPDQTVIKKGPVSLSKNNNVSAIPINKDGLFGGVVNPNEVFCSVPGRLSLLSSTSKYKVTVAEVQRRLSPPECLNASLLGGVLRRAKSKNGGRSLREKLDKIGLNLPAGRRKAANVTLLTSLVEGEAVHLARDFGYVCETEFPAKAVAEYVNRQHSDPNEQVQRKNMLLATKQVCKEFTDLLSQDRSPLGNSRPQPILEPGIQSCLTHFSLISHGFGTPALCAAVTALQNYLTEAIKAMDKMYLNNNPNSHSDNGTKGGDKDEKHRK, encoded by the exons ATGAAAATGCTTTGGAAATTAactgataacattaaatatgaagattGCGAG GATCGCCACGACGGCACCAGCAATGGGACAGCCAGGCTACCTCAGCTGGGCGGCGTGGGCCAGAGTCCCTACACGAGCGCCCCTCCGCTCTCCCACACACCGAACTCGGACTTCCAGCCCCCGTACTTCCCCCCGCCCTACCAGCCCATCTACCCGCAGTCTCAGGACCCTTACTCGCACGTCAACGACCCGTACTCCCTCAACTCCCTGCACGCCCAGCCGCAGCCGCAGCACCCGGGCTGGCCGGGCCAGAGGCAGGGTCAGGAGAGCGGCCTGCTGCACCAGCACCGCAGCCTGCCCCACCAGCTGTGCCGGGAGTACCGCAGGGAGGTGCTCCTACCGTCCGGCCACGGCCTTGACACGGGACTGTCGGACTCTATCCCTATCCATGGAATACCTCACTCTTTAGAAGATGTTCAG TCTGTTGAGGATCAAGGAATTCACATCCCCGACCAGACTGTAATTAAAAAAG GTCCAGTGTCTTTATCCAAGAACAACAACGTCTCCGCCATCCCCATAAATAAGGACGGTCTTTTCGGAGGGGTGGTAAACCCCAACGAGGTGTTCTGCTCAGTTCCGGGTCGCCTGTCCCTCCTCAGCTCCACATCAAAGTACAAGGTCACGGTGGCGGAGGTGCAGAGACGCCTCTCGCCGCCCGAGTGCCTCAACGCCTCACTGCTGGGCGGGGTGCTGAGGAG GGCCAAGTCTAAGAACGGAGGAAGATCCTTAAGGGAGAAGCTGGATAAAATCGGCTTGAATCTACCTGCGGGCAGACGCAAGGCAGCCAACGTCACCTTGCTGACGTCACTAGTGGAAG gCGAAGCGGTACATCTTGCCAGGGATTTTGGTTATGTATGCGAGACCGAGTTTCCAGCCAAGGCAGTAGCTGAATATGTAAACCGTCAGCATTCCGACCCAAACGAACAAgtccaaagaaaaaacatgctATTGGCCACGAA gcaagtCTGCAAAGAGTTCACAGACCTGCTGTCCCAGGACCGCTCGCCGCTGGGAAACTCACGGCCGCAGCCCATTCTTGAACCGGGAATCCAGAGCTGTTTGACCCACTTCAGTCTAATCTCGCACGGTTTCGGGACCCCGGCACTGTGCGCGGCAGTCACAGCCCTGCAGAACTATCTGACCGAGGCTATCAAAGCCATGGACAAAATGTACCTCAACAACAACCCCAACAGTCACTCAGATAACGGCACTAAAGGCGGAGACAAAGACGAGAAGCACAGAAAGTGA